In Streptomyces sp. NBC_01381, the sequence GAAGGCGTCTCGATCTGGGTCGTGCCCTCCACGGAGATCACGGCCTCCTCGCCCGACGAGAAGGACTCGTTCTTCGAGCCGGCGGGCGACAAGCCCTACCGCCACCCGACCTTCTACGACATCCCGGAGGGGGTGAAGCACCTGTGACCGCGCCCGTTTCCACGACCGCCACCGCCGCGGCCATCGCCCTGGGCGACGACGCGCTGGTGCTCTCGCACCGCCTCGGGGAGTGGGCGGGCCACGCACCCGTCCTGGAGGAAGACGTCGCCCTCGCGAACATCGCCCTCGACCTGCTCGGCCAGGCCCGCATCCTGCTCTCGATGGCCGGCGACGAGGACGAGCTGGCGTATCTGCGCGAGGAGCGCGCCTTCCGCAACGTCCAGCTGGTCGAGCAGCCGAACGGCGACTTCGCCCACACCATCGCCCGCCAGCTCTACTTCTCCACATACCAATCCCTGCTGTACGGGCAGTTGGCGGGCGGGGACGGCGCGTTCGCACCGCTGGCGGCGAAGGCGGTCAAGGAGGTCGCCTACCACCAGGACCACGCCGAGCAGTGGACGCTGCGGCTCGGCGACGGGACGGCCGAGAGCCATGAGCGCATGCAGCGCGGGATCGACGCGCTGTGGCGGTTCACCGGGGAAATGTTCCGGCCGGTGGAGGGCCTCGGCGACTCCGACGGTGTCAACTGGGAAGCGTTGCGCGAGGGTTGGACGGAATCGGTGACCGCGGTCATCGAGAAGGCGACGCTGACCGTGCCCTCCGGTCCCCAGGAAGGGGCCTGGACGGCGGGTGCGGGCCGCCAGGGTCTGCACACCGAGTCCTTCGGGCGGATGCTCGCCGAGATGCAGCATCTGCACCGCAGCCACCCGGGGGCGTCATGGTGACCACGCCGACCGCACCCGAGATGCCCACCGCCCTGGAGAAGGAACTCCTGGCCATCGCAGGGTCGGTGCCCGACCCGGAGCTGCCCGTGCTCTCCCTGGCCGAGCTCGGAGTGCTCCGCGCCGTCCATGTCCGCGCACCGGGCAAGGTCGATGTCGAGCTGACCCCCACCTACACGGGCTGCCCGGCCATAGAGACCATGACCGCCGACATCGAGCAGGTCCTGCACGAGCGCGGGATGGCCGAGGTATCGGTCCGCACCGTGCTCTCTCCCGCCTGGTCGACGGACGACATCAGCGCCGAAGGCCGCCGCAAGCTGGCCGAGTTCGGCATCGCACCCCCGCGCCCGCACAGCGCCGGCGAGCCCGGCAGCTCCGGCGGTCCTGTCCCCCTCACCCTCTCGGTCCGCTGCCCGCACTGCGGCTCGACCGACACCGAACTGCTCAGCCGCTTCTCGTCGACGGCCTGCAAGGCGCTGCGCCGGTGCGTCTCCTGCCGTGAACCGTTCGACCACTTCAAGGAGTTGTGATGGCGCGCTTCCACCAGCTCCGGGTAACGGCGGTCGACCAGCTCACCGACGACTCCGTGGCCCTGACCTTCGACGTGCCTCCCGCCCTGCGCGAGGAGTATCGCTATGACGCCGGTCAGCACCTGGCCGTGCGCCGCTTCGTCGACGGCACCGAGATCCGGCGCACCTACTCGATCTGCGCACCGGCGCCGGACCCCGCAGCCCCCGAAGGGCCCCGCACTCTGCGCGTCGGGGTGCGGCTCGTCGAGGGCGGCGCCTTCTCGACGTACGCCATGAAGGAAGTCGTCGTCGGCGACGAACTGGAAGTGATGACCCCGGCAGGCCGGTTCACCCTGGAACCGGCGCCCGGGCGGTACGCGGCGGTGGTGGGCGGCAGCGGCATCACACCGGTGCTCTCCATCGTGACGACGCTTCTCGCGCGCGAGCCGGACGCCACGTTCTGTCTCATCCGGAGCGACCGCACGGCGGCGTCGACGATGTTCCTCGAAGAGGTCGCCGACCTCAAGGACCGCTGGCCGGACCGGTTCCAGCTGGTGACGGTGCTCTCCCGGGAGGAGCAGCAGTCGGGGCTCGACTCCGGGCGGCTCGACGAGGAGCGGCTCGGCAGCCTGTTGCCGGCGCTGCTGAGCGTCGGGGAGGTCTCGGCCTGGTTCCTCTGCGGTCCGTTCGGTCTGGTGCAGGGTGCGGAGAGAACGCTCCGCGGCCTCGGTGTGCCGCGACAGCGCATCCACGAGGAGATATTCCACGTGGACGACGGCCTCGCGACCCCTGCCGTCCCTGCCACGGCCCCCTCGCACAGCACCGTGACGGTCACCCTCGACGGACGCTCCGGCACCTGGCCGGTGCGCGACGGGGAGTCCCTGCTCGACACCGTGCTGCGCAACCGCGCGGACGCGCCGTACGCCTGCAAGGGCGGCGTGTGCGGGACCTGCAGGGCCTTCCGGGTCTCGGGCGAGGTGCGGATGGACCGCAACTTCGCGCTGGAGCCCGAGGAGACCGACGCCGGCTATGTCCTGGCCTGCCAGTCGCATCCCGCCACGGACACGGTGGAGCTGGACTTCGACCGCTGAGCGGTCAACGCCGCCGAACGGTCCGGCGCCCACGGAGCGGACCGCCGCTGTTCCCTTCCCATAGAACCTGTTCTATCTTGACGACTCGTCAGAAACGACGGCACGTCGGTCGACCGGGGCGCGGAGGGACAAGCAGTGGACTTCACCTTCACCGAGGAACAGCAGGCGGCCGTCGAGGCGGCGAAGGCGGTCTTCGCCTCCGTCGCCCCGGACGGAGTGCCCAGTCCCGCCCTCACCCCGGGAGCGGTGGCCGAGGACTTCGACCGCGCGCTGTGGGCCAAGCTCGCCGACGCCGACCTGCTGAGCCTGCTCCTCGACCCCGAGTACGACGGCGCGGGCCTGGACGCGATCGCCCTCTGCCTGGTCCTGCGCGAGTCGGCGAAGGTGCTCGCCCGCGTCCCGCTCCTGGAGAGCAGCGCGGCCGCGTACGCCGTACAGACCCATGGCGGCGAGGAGTTGAAGCGCCGCATCCTCGCCCCGGCCGCCCGCGGTGAGCTGGTCCTGACGGTCGCGGCGAGCGGACGCACGGGCCACGACCCCGCCGAACTCGCCGTCACCGCACGGCGGGACGGCGAAGACTGGCTGCTCGACGGCGTCCAGACGGCCGTGCCCTGGGCGCAGAACGCCGACATCGTGGTGGTGCCCGCCCACACGACCGCCGGCCGGTCCCTGCTCGCCCTGATCCCGCGCGTGCACGAGGGCCTCACCCTCGGCGAGCAGGTCTCCACGAACGGGGAGCGGCTCGGCGAGCTCCGCCTGGAGTCGGTGCGGATCGGCGCCGGCGACGTCATCGAGGCCGACGGGGCCTGGGACCGGCTGCGCGATCTGCTCGCCACCGGCACCTGCGCGCTTGCTCTCGGCCTCGGCGAGGGCGTGCTGCGGATGACCGGCGAATACACCAGCAAGCGGGAGCAGTTCGGGTTCCCCGTCGCCACCTTCCAGGCCGTGGCCGTGCAGGCCGCCGACCGCTATATCGACCTGCGCGCGATGGAGGTCACCCTCTGGCAGGCCGCCTGGCGCGTCAGCACCGGCGCGAGCGGCGCCCTGCCCGCCACGGGAGACGTGGCCGTCGCGAAGATCTGGGCCTCCGACGGCGTACGGCGGGTGGTGCAGACGGCGCAGCATCTGCACGGCGGCTTCGGCTCCGACACCGACTACCCGCTGCACCGCTACCACGCCTGGGCCAAGCAGCTGGAGCTGTCCCTCGGCCCGGCCGCGGCGCATGAGGAGGCCCTGGGCGACCTGCTGGCCGCCCACCCCCTCGGCTGAGAACGCGGCTGGGAACGCGGCTGGGAAAGTGACCGAAACCGCGGCTGACACCGCGGACGAAGAACTAGATCACGGTGCCCGGCTGGCCCTTGTCGTCGACCACGGGCCGGCCCGTGGCCTGCCAGACCTGCATGCCGCCATCGACGTTCACCGCGTCGATGCCCTGCTGCCCGAGGTACATGGCGACCTGCGCCGAGCGCGCCCCGGACCGGCAGATGACGTGGACCCTGCCGTCCTGCGGCGCGGCCTCGGTCAACTCGCCGTAGCGGGCGACGAACTCACTCATCGGGATGTGCAGCGCACCCGCGGCATGCCCCGCCTGCCACTCGTCGTCCTCGCGGACGTCAAGGAGAAAATCACCGTTCGCGAGGTCGTCGACGACGACCGTGGGCACCTGAGAACCGAAAACCATGTCTCCGACGCTACCCGAAGGCCCGCACGGTCAACCGCCTAGGCGGTGAGCCGCGCCAGCTCCGCCTCGCGCTCGGTGACCTGCGCGAGCAGCTGCTCGGCGATCTCGTCGAGCAAGGTGTCCGGGTCGTCCGGCGCCATCCGCAGCATCGAGCCGATCGCGCCCTCCTCAAGGTCACGGGCGACCACGGAGAGCAGCTCCTTGCGCTGGGCGAGCCACTCGAGGCGGGCGTAGAGCTCCTCGCTGCGGCTCGGCCGCTGCGCATCGGGCACCGGCCCCGCGGCCCACTCGTCGGACAGCTCCCGCAGCAGGGGCTCGTCCCCGCGGGCGTAGGCGGCATTGACCCGCGTGATGAACTCGTCGCGGCGGGCGCGCTCCTGGTCGTCCTGCGCCAGGTCGGGGTGGGCCTTGCGGACCAGGTCGCGGAAGAGCTTGCGGGCCTCGTCGCTCGGCCGCACCCGCTGCGGCGGCCGCACCGACTGCTCGGTCAGCATCGCGGCGGCTTCCGGGTAGAGCCCGTCCGTGTCCATCCAGCCGTGGAACAGTTCCTCGACGCCCGGCATCGGCATGACCCGCGCCCGCGCCTCGTCCGCCTTGCGCCGGTCCTCCGGGTCACCGCTGCGGGCCGCCAAGGCCTCGGCGATCTCCGCGTCCAGCTCGTCCAGGCGCGCGTACATCGGGCCGAGCTTCTGGTGGTGAAGCCGGGAGAAGTTCTCCACCTCGACCCGGAACGTCTCGACGGCGATCTCGTACTCGATCAGCGCCTGCTCGGCCGCCCGCACCGCCTTCTCGAGCCGGTCCTCGGGCCGCCCACCGGCCCCTTGCCCCGCCTCCCCGCCAGAAGCCCCCTCAGGAGCTCCGCGGTCGGCATCGGCGGACTCGGGGTCAGGTGTCTCAGGCTGCGTCGGCTCGGCTTCCGGGGTCGTCACCTGTCCAGCCTAGGTCACCGGGCAACCGCCCCAGCTGCCACGGCCCGCATCTCTCCACAGCCCTCCGTTTCCCTCCGTATCCCCTGCAGCCCTCCGTGCCCCTCATCGCCCATCACATCCGGGATCACACTCCGGACTCCGCGACCACACGCCCCTCCTTGACCGCACGCACCAGATCCGCGTGATCCGCCTCCGTCCGGTCCGCGTATGCCACGGCGAACCGCGCCACCGCCTCGTCCAGCTCCTCGCCCTTGCCGACGTACCCGGCGATCAGCCGCGGATCGGCGCTGTGCGCGTGGGCGCGGGCCAGCAGGGCCCCGGTCATCCGGCCGTAGTCGTCCAGCTGGTCGGCCGCGAGCTCCGCGGGGTCCACGCTGCCCTTGCGGTTCCTGAACTGCCGTACCTGGAAAGGCCGTCCGGACACGGTCGTCCAGCCAAGCAGGAAGTCGCTGACCACCTGCATCCGCTTCTGCCCGAGCACCACCCTGCGCCCCTCGTGCGCGACCTGGGGCACATCGAAGCCCGCCACGGGCAGATGCGGGAGCAGCGCGGAGGGCCGCGCCTCCTTGACCTGGAGCACCAGCGGCTCGCCCCGGTGGTCGAGCAGCAGCACCACATACGACCGCAGGCCGACGCTTCCCGTGCCGACGACCCGGAAGGCCACGTCCTGGATCGCGTACCGAGCGAGCAACGGCAGCCGGTCCTCGGCCAGCGTGCCCAGATACGTGCCGAGCGCCGACGTCACTTCGGCGGCCTCCGCGTCCGGTATCCGCCGCAGCACCGGAGGAGCGTCGACGAAGCGCCAGCCCGCGGTAGAGCCGTCGTCGCCCTCGACCCGCTCCGTGGACTTCGCGGCGAACTTGGCGCTCGTGTTCTGCCGGGCCTTCTCGGAGACCCGCTCCAGGGTGCCAAGCAGGTCCCTGGCGTCCGTGTGCGAGACGAGCTCCTCGTCCGCGATGGCGTTCCACGCGTCGAGCGACGGCAGCTTGGCGAGCAGCCGCATCGTGCGGCGATAGGCCCCCACCGCGTCGAAGGCCGCCTCCTCGCAGGCGTCCTCGCTCGCCCCGGCCTCGCGCCCCGCGAGCACCAGCGAGGCGGCGAGCCGCTTGACGTCCCACTCCCAGGGGCCGTGCGCCGTCTCGTCGAAGTCGTTCAGGTCGATGACCAGGCCGCCGCGCGCGTCCGCGTACAGGCCGAAGTTGGCCGCGTGCGCGTCACCGCAGATCTGGGCGCCGATCCCGGTCGCGGGCGTACGTGCGAGGTCGTACGCCATGAGTCCGGCGGACCCGCGCAGGAAGGCGAAGGGCGTCGCGGCCATCCTGCCGATCCGGATGGGCGTCAGCTCGGCCAGCCTGCTGCGGTTGGACTCCTCGACGGCGGCGACCGGGTCGGGCCGCCCGTCGTCCTCGGCGAACCACGCGTGCGCGGCGCGGCTCACCCGCTCCCGCAACGCCTTGCCCTCCCGCTTGGGCGAGGCCGGGGACGGCCACCGGGCAAACCCGTCCACCTGCGGCAGCCTCGCCCCGCCGGACCGCGTCCCATCGGACCGCACCTCGCCGGACCGCGTCCCACCGGTCTCCGCCACGACCATCGCCATTGCCTCGCCCCCGCATGCCCCGTGTCCAGGCGTCGCCCCCACGGACATCGCCTGGCCAAGACGTTACCGCCGGGCGCCGATCGGCGTCAGAGCCTGTGGATAACCCCGGCCTCCGCCGATCCGCCCTCCTTCTCCGTCTCCTTCCCCCTCGAATTCCCCCTCGAATCGGCCGAATCGGCGCCCCGATAGGGAGCCATGGAGGGCCCGTCCGGCCTGACCGTGACCAGTGCCTGCGGCTTCGGCGCGGTCGAGGGCGGCGTCGGGCTGGCCGGACCGGCGGTCAGGGTCGAAGCGCTCCGGCTCGGGGTTCTCCTCGATCTCCACCAGCGCCCAGGCAGCCGCAGCGCTTCCTGACTCCGAGGCGTCGCCGAGACCGAGTGCGGCGGCCCGGTGGCTCCACC encodes:
- a CDS encoding acyl-CoA dehydrogenase family protein, whose amino-acid sequence is MDFTFTEEQQAAVEAAKAVFASVAPDGVPSPALTPGAVAEDFDRALWAKLADADLLSLLLDPEYDGAGLDAIALCLVLRESAKVLARVPLLESSAAAYAVQTHGGEELKRRILAPAARGELVLTVAASGRTGHDPAELAVTARRDGEDWLLDGVQTAVPWAQNADIVVVPAHTTAGRSLLALIPRVHEGLTLGEQVSTNGERLGELRLESVRIGAGDVIEADGAWDRLRDLLATGTCALALGLGEGVLRMTGEYTSKREQFGFPVATFQAVAVQAADRYIDLRAMEVTLWQAAWRVSTGASGALPATGDVAVAKIWASDGVRRVVQTAQHLHGGFGSDTDYPLHRYHAWAKQLELSLGPAAAHEEALGDLLAAHPLG
- a CDS encoding J domain-containing protein, with translation MTTPEAEPTQPETPDPESADADRGAPEGASGGEAGQGAGGRPEDRLEKAVRAAEQALIEYEIAVETFRVEVENFSRLHHQKLGPMYARLDELDAEIAEALAARSGDPEDRRKADEARARVMPMPGVEELFHGWMDTDGLYPEAAAMLTEQSVRPPQRVRPSDEARKLFRDLVRKAHPDLAQDDQERARRDEFITRVNAAYARGDEPLLRELSDEWAAGPVPDAQRPSRSEELYARLEWLAQRKELLSVVARDLEEGAIGSMLRMAPDDPDTLLDEIAEQLLAQVTEREAELARLTA
- the paaD gene encoding 1,2-phenylacetyl-CoA epoxidase subunit PaaD, with the translated sequence MVTTPTAPEMPTALEKELLAIAGSVPDPELPVLSLAELGVLRAVHVRAPGKVDVELTPTYTGCPAIETMTADIEQVLHERGMAEVSVRTVLSPAWSTDDISAEGRRKLAEFGIAPPRPHSAGEPGSSGGPVPLTLSVRCPHCGSTDTELLSRFSSTACKALRRCVSCREPFDHFKEL
- a CDS encoding 2Fe-2S iron-sulfur cluster-binding protein, yielding MARFHQLRVTAVDQLTDDSVALTFDVPPALREEYRYDAGQHLAVRRFVDGTEIRRTYSICAPAPDPAAPEGPRTLRVGVRLVEGGAFSTYAMKEVVVGDELEVMTPAGRFTLEPAPGRYAAVVGGSGITPVLSIVTTLLAREPDATFCLIRSDRTAASTMFLEEVADLKDRWPDRFQLVTVLSREEQQSGLDSGRLDEERLGSLLPALLSVGEVSAWFLCGPFGLVQGAERTLRGLGVPRQRIHEEIFHVDDGLATPAVPATAPSHSTVTVTLDGRSGTWPVRDGESLLDTVLRNRADAPYACKGGVCGTCRAFRVSGEVRMDRNFALEPEETDAGYVLACQSHPATDTVELDFDR
- a CDS encoding DUF2252 domain-containing protein, producing the protein MVVAETGGTRSGEVRSDGTRSGGARLPQVDGFARWPSPASPKREGKALRERVSRAAHAWFAEDDGRPDPVAAVEESNRSRLAELTPIRIGRMAATPFAFLRGSAGLMAYDLARTPATGIGAQICGDAHAANFGLYADARGGLVIDLNDFDETAHGPWEWDVKRLAASLVLAGREAGASEDACEEAAFDAVGAYRRTMRLLAKLPSLDAWNAIADEELVSHTDARDLLGTLERVSEKARQNTSAKFAAKSTERVEGDDGSTAGWRFVDAPPVLRRIPDAEAAEVTSALGTYLGTLAEDRLPLLARYAIQDVAFRVVGTGSVGLRSYVVLLLDHRGEPLVLQVKEARPSALLPHLPVAGFDVPQVAHEGRRVVLGQKRMQVVSDFLLGWTTVSGRPFQVRQFRNRKGSVDPAELAADQLDDYGRMTGALLARAHAHSADPRLIAGYVGKGEELDEAVARFAVAYADRTEADHADLVRAVKEGRVVAESGV
- a CDS encoding rhodanese-like domain-containing protein, which produces MPTVVVDDLANGDFLLDVREDDEWQAGHAAGALHIPMSEFVARYGELTEAAPQDGRVHVICRSGARSAQVAMYLGQQGIDAVNVDGGMQVWQATGRPVVDDKGQPGTVI
- the paaC gene encoding 1,2-phenylacetyl-CoA epoxidase subunit PaaC; translated protein: MTAPVSTTATAAAIALGDDALVLSHRLGEWAGHAPVLEEDVALANIALDLLGQARILLSMAGDEDELAYLREERAFRNVQLVEQPNGDFAHTIARQLYFSTYQSLLYGQLAGGDGAFAPLAAKAVKEVAYHQDHAEQWTLRLGDGTAESHERMQRGIDALWRFTGEMFRPVEGLGDSDGVNWEALREGWTESVTAVIEKATLTVPSGPQEGAWTAGAGRQGLHTESFGRMLAEMQHLHRSHPGASW
- the paaB gene encoding 1,2-phenylacetyl-CoA epoxidase subunit PaaB, which gives rise to MSSSTDWPLWEVFVRSRRGLSHTHAGSLHAPDAEMALRNARDLYTRRSEGVSIWVVPSTEITASSPDEKDSFFEPAGDKPYRHPTFYDIPEGVKHL